The window GGTACGATGTCGTTTCATCCAGGGAGCTTTTTATATAAGCTCgtcattatttttcaattgtcAATCGATTTGCGCCAGAGGGTTTTGCTTAACATTTCCCGTTTGATTGAGGTTTTTCCAGTTTCTTGTTTGttaatttgaaaatggcaGATGGCGCGGCGGATTCCAGAGTGCAAGGACCCGCTGACGATCGAAACCCCAACTCTGTCAATGCGGTGATTGAATCCAGCGATGGTGGTGCCCCCGCAGAATCCACCTGCAACAACAACAATGCTTCTAAAATATCCGCCGTCCCTAACGACGATGAACGAGAACAGACCTTGGAATTTGCCGACGAGTTGATGGCTCGTGGCTCTAAAGCCGCCAAGGATGGCGATTACGCCGAAGCCACTGATTGCTACAGCCGTGCCCTAGAAATCAGGTGATATTTAtcatatatgtgtgtatatttGCACTAGAGCTGGAACTTGGCTTTTCCTATGTTTGAGaattcaattttcttaattagttataggAGAGTTTATGTTTGTCTTTTATTGTTGATTTTCTGCGACTTCTTCTCTAATTTATTTCTAGCTTACTGAGTATAATACGTATTCCACAGTATTTAGACATTTTCgcgtgaatttttttttttttttttttctgtagcCTGAAATTTGGATGTGGTTTAAAATTGGTTTTAGGGTTGCGAAATTTGGCGAACTTGCTCCAGAGTGTGTTGCTGCTTACTATAAATATGGATGTGCTCTGCTGTACAAAGCACAAGAGGAGTCTGATCCCCTGGGCTCTATGCCAAAAAAGGAGGGTGTCTCTCGTGAAGATTCCAGTAAAGAAAGTTCATCAAAACTTCACGTCAATGGCCAATCTTCAGATACCTCACCTGCAAAAAATGTGGAGCAAGgtgaaaatgcaaatttatcaCAAAGGGATTGTCAATAACAGTTTGTGCTCCTTTTCAATGTGTGGTCATGTTCTCAACGGGTATCTATGTGGATCATGTGACATGTTTAACTTAAGTGAGCTAATTGTGCTGCTGAATATGTGCGTAGTAGATTTTGTTTGTAAACGATATATCGagatttatttacatttgttGTTCTAAACATGGGTAACAGTTTTAGACATTTAAGTAGTAGCTTGTTCATGTATTTTGGCTTTGATACATGTTCAGAGCACGTGCGTACAATGGTTACATGTTGCTTTGGAGAAAAATGTGGTTCTTGTACTTAGATTTGCTGATATTTAGCCCAGTTCATGGTTAGAAGACATGAGTAACATTTATGTCACCTTACTTTTTTTTGACATATGTTATGTACAtcacaaaaccaaaaaatattgaCCTAGTTAGAAGTGTTAACCAATAGCAGCTTCACATAGTTCTTGTGGGCCCTAGTTCCTCAATTACTGTGgacaaaataatgattttgttTACTGGGTATATCTGATCATGTGCTACTAATAGTAGTTAATTACTATTTGTATGTACATTTGCTGATGACTTCTTGGGATGAGAATTAGATGTGAAAGCTGAAGATGAAGGAGACAGTGAGAGTGATGCTGAAGACCAACCTGATGGTGATGAGGATGAGTCTGACCTTGATTTGGCTTGGAAGATGCTTGATGTTGCTCGTGCCATCGTTGAGAAGGGCTCAGGTGACACAATAGAAAAGGTGGACATATTGTCAGCTTTGGCAGAAGTAGCTCTAGAAAGAGgtccttttctttcttcccTCCTTTTTTCACAACAATCGTTACTATAGCATTTTGTCCAATAGAGAGTGGTCATTTGGTCTCTCTTTACTCATTATAGAACCCTTTTCTTTGTCCACAGAGGATGTTGAGACTTCACAGAGTGACTACTTGAAGGCACTCTCTATGTTGGAGCGCTTGGTTGAACCTGATAGTCGGCTTATTGCTGAGCTGTATCCTTgttttaattgtatatttacAAGTTGATTAGTAGGTGTAAATATAGTACTTTTTTTGTTCCAAGCATGTtccagaaaattaaaatttatcttcCTTAACTGGAATTCAGGAACTTTAGGATATGCTTGTGTCTTGAAATTGGTTCGAAACCAGAAGAAGCTATTCCATATTGCCAAAAAGCTATTTCAGTTTGCAAGTCAAGAGTTCAGCGACTTTCAGATGAAGCAAAGAGCTTACCAGCAGAAGCATCAACCACTACTGAGACAGGACCAACTGTTCTTGATAAAAAGTCAGAGATTGAAACACTGATTGGTCTCTGTGGGGAACTAGAAAAGAAGGTAAGACGACAGGGTCGTCCACACATGAAGAGTTTCTTTGACATTGTATTAACTGTTATTTATTTGGTTGCAGCTTGAAGACCTTCAACAGCTTGTCTCAAACCCAAAATCTATCCTCTCAGATATCCTGGGTGGGATTATGTCTGCAAAAGCTAGGGCTCTTGAGAAGAATGAACCAGCAATGAGCTCATCGCAGATGGGTACTGTCACCACTGTTGGAGCAGACTCTCCAGCTGTTTCTACAGCTCACACAAGTGGCGATGCTGGAGTGACACATCTAGGCGTGGTGGGAAGAGGAGTCAAGCGAGT is drawn from Salvia hispanica cultivar TCC Black 2014 chromosome 6, UniMelb_Shisp_WGS_1.0, whole genome shotgun sequence and contains these coding sequences:
- the LOC125197115 gene encoding NASP-related protein sim3-like, coding for MADGAADSRVQGPADDRNPNSVNAVIESSDGGAPAESTCNNNNASKISAVPNDDEREQTLEFADELMARGSKAAKDGDYAEATDCYSRALEIRVAKFGELAPECVAAYYKYGCALLYKAQEESDPLGSMPKKEGVSREDSSKESSSKLHVNGQSSDTSPAKNVEQDVKAEDEGDSESDAEDQPDGDEDESDLDLAWKMLDVARAIVEKGSGDTIEKVDILSALAEVALEREDVETSQSDYLKALSMLERLVEPDSRLIAELNFRICLCLEIGSKPEEAIPYCQKAISVCKSRVQRLSDEAKSLPAEASTTTETGPTVLDKKSEIETLIGLCGELEKKLEDLQQLVSNPKSILSDILGGIMSAKARALEKNEPAMSSSQMGTVTTVGADSPAVSTAHTSGDAGVTHLGVVGRGVKRVVMSSTAESSPAKKPAIDTSNNAGTNEKNE